Proteins encoded by one window of Portunus trituberculatus isolate SZX2019 chromosome 27, ASM1759143v1, whole genome shotgun sequence:
- the LOC123509428 gene encoding uncharacterized protein LOC123509428, with amino-acid sequence MACVGPTHYRDLLKSSEKKYDICNVAPNLGRLAGLLGNYNHEPSDDSQGPDGQAVSCPAQLATRWAVGAEPCYQANQALQVEVKSADVKSVDECSALFLKGNSPFNRCFYSVSPLPYFTHCITDKDTSTGGKPGHDVCGAVTAYVTQCLTQGLSLPYPNKCKRGKEKSSPGPTVPVLSGSCEVPEGKPVPSQWSKTFQGETQGSADIAFIIELANCNKGKNLRQFLQLLKVYTRKAGSEDVRYALLMVKEGSMGQPTPFMKEEDMVGHLNTLDLQGPKDDQGGAAAIISAAKSLKWRPGVSRTIVQLSCRPCDAGEVVHQALQENDITFHLVTKHKVTMAGPDAKRSEIMARKLLGFDSKFGYTVRGKISLFKGVNFLSLCL; translated from the exons ATGGCGTGTGTTGGACCAACACACTATAGGGATCTGCTGAAgagctcagaaaaaaaatatga TATTTGTAATGTTGCTCCCAATCTTGGCAGACTGGCAGGTCTACTTGGGAATTACAATCATGAGCCTTCCGATGACAGCCAGGGTCCAGATGGCCAAGCAGTAAGCTGCCCAGCACAGTTGGCTACCAGGTGGGCTGTTGGGGCTGAGCCGTGCTACCAG GCCAACCAAGCACTGCAGGTGGAGGTTAAGTCAGCAGATGTGAAGAGTGTGGATGAGTGCTCAGCTCTCTTCCTGAAAGGCAATAGTCCCTTCAACAGATGCTTCTACTCTGTGAGCCCTCTGCcatacttcacacactgcaTTACTGACAAGGACACAAGCACAGGAGGGAAGCCAGGCCATGATGTGTGTGGTGCAGTGACAGCTTATGTCACACAGTGTCTTACACAGGGACTTTCACTTCCATATCCAAACAAGTGTAAGAGAG GCAAGGAGAAGAGCAGTCCAGGCCCTACAGTCCCAGTATTGAGTGGATCATGTGAAGTGCCTGAGGGAAAGCCTGTTCCCAGCCAGTGGTCCAAGACATTCCAGGGAGAAACACAAGGCTCAGCAGACATTGCCTTCATCATTGAATTGGCCAATTGCAACAAGGGCAAGAACCTACGGCAGTTCCTTCAGCTCCTTAAGGTCTATACAAGAAAGGCAGGCAGTG AGGATGTGCGCTATGCCCTCctgatggtgaaggaaggcagCATGGGCCAACCAACACCctttatgaaggaggaagacatggTGGGTCATCTCAACACTCTGGATCTTCAGGGACCCAAGGATGACCAGGGAGGAGCAGCTGCTATTATTTCAGCTGCCAAAAGTCTCAA GTGGCGTCCTGGAGTGTCCCGCACCATTGTCCAACTGTCATGTCGGCCGTGTGATGCAGGGGAGGTAGTGCACCAGGCCCTACAAGAAAATGATATTACCTTCCACCTTGTCACAAAGCACAAAGTCACTATGGCTGGGCCGGATGCTAAGAGGAGCGAGATCATGGCCAGAAAACTGCTAGGATTTGATAGCAAATTTGGCTACACTGTCAGAGGTAAGATTTCATTGTTCAAAGGTGTAAATTTTTTATCTTTGTGCCTCTGA